The Hyphomicrobiales bacterium genome has a window encoding:
- a CDS encoding YafY family transcriptional regulator has product MQRAERLLDMIQSLRRRRRPVTAETLASELDVSVRTVYRDIGALVRQGVPVRGEAGIGYVLDAGFDLPPLMLSPDEIEAVLVGMRWLSERADPVLARAAEDVVSKVAAVLPPHLRPILLDGALFAASYPGDVPTDQVDVAAVRAAIRNGRKLSIHYSDESGHATQRMIWPIGMTFYERVRIVIAWCELRQAFRHFRTDRMTGLVALEERYPARRADLFRRWQKEEERAREEWERCKREGGDGQARMTTSPTSLARPEATSASAAG; this is encoded by the coding sequence GTGCAGCGCGCCGAACGATTGCTCGACATGATCCAGAGCCTGCGTCGCCGCAGGCGTCCCGTGACCGCCGAGACCCTGGCCTCCGAACTCGATGTCTCGGTGCGGACGGTCTATCGCGACATCGGCGCGCTGGTGCGTCAGGGCGTGCCCGTGCGCGGCGAGGCCGGCATCGGCTATGTGCTTGATGCCGGGTTCGACCTGCCGCCCCTGATGCTCTCTCCCGACGAGATCGAGGCCGTCCTGGTCGGCATGCGCTGGCTGAGCGAGCGTGCCGATCCGGTGCTCGCGCGGGCCGCGGAGGACGTGGTCAGCAAGGTCGCGGCGGTGCTGCCGCCGCATCTGCGGCCGATCCTTCTGGACGGCGCCCTGTTCGCTGCGTCCTATCCCGGCGACGTGCCCACCGATCAGGTCGATGTCGCGGCCGTGCGCGCGGCCATCCGCAACGGCCGCAAGCTCTCGATCCACTACAGTGACGAGAGCGGGCATGCGACCCAGCGCATGATCTGGCCGATCGGCATGACGTTCTACGAACGCGTGCGCATTGTCATCGCCTGGTGCGAGCTGCGACAGGCTTTCCGGCATTTCCGCACCGACCGCATGACTGGCCTCGTCGCGCTGGAGGAGCGCTACCCGGCCCGCCGCGCCGACCTCTTCCGCCGCTGGCAGAAGGAGGAGGAGCGGGCGCGCGAGGAATGGGAGCGCTGCAAGCGCGAGGGCGGCGATGGTCAGGCCCGGATGACGACCTCGCCCACCAGCCTGGCGCGGCCGGAGGCGACCTCCGCCAGCGCCGCCGGATAG
- a CDS encoding conserved exported hypothetical protein (Evidence 4 : Unknown function but conserved in other organisms): MMMRRMGAVVLAGGLSILASVSAYAASSSTTLPPPDPTAKNLTPYMIQLRAFDACLVTQSQLMGTTREAVHSACSCYAKGTVNAMTKDELQAFRDTGYFNDSAREKGLRFIDQCKLKRPF; encoded by the coding sequence ATGATGATGCGGCGGATGGGTGCGGTCGTTCTGGCCGGTGGGCTGTCGATCCTGGCGAGTGTGTCGGCCTATGCTGCCAGCAGCTCCACGACCTTGCCGCCGCCGGATCCGACGGCGAAGAACCTGACCCCCTACATGATCCAGCTGCGCGCCTTCGACGCCTGCCTGGTCACCCAGTCGCAGTTGATGGGCACGACGCGCGAGGCGGTGCACTCGGCCTGCAGCTGCTACGCCAAGGGGACCGTCAACGCCATGACCAAGGACGAGCTCCAGGCGTTCCGGGATACCGGCTATTTCAACGATTCGGCCCGCGAGAAGGGCCTGCGCTTCATCGATCAGTGCAAGCTGAAGCGCCCGTTCTGA
- a CDS encoding conserved hypothetical protein (Evidence 4 : Unknown function but conserved in other organisms), which produces MIMGLAIFWLLCAAAFLELAARAPEVAEPEIALDLGTLHLAVAQPMGVATEALSLKTAASDRSSP; this is translated from the coding sequence GTGATCATGGGACTGGCGATCTTCTGGCTGCTCTGCGCTGCGGCGTTCCTTGAGCTGGCGGCCCGGGCTCCCGAGGTTGCCGAGCCCGAGATCGCGCTCGATCTCGGAACCCTTCACCTTGCCGTTGCTCAACCGATGGGCGTCGCAACGGAAGCACTGTCGCTGAAAACAGCAGCGAGCGACCGCTCGTCCCCTTGA